The DNA sequence AAATTGACATTATTGGTAATTTGTATTGAATTTCAATTGCAGTAGGTCTAGTCCGcttaaattgttaatatttttaatattcctAACCTTTTTTGTGGTTATTGTCTATAATGACTCTCCAAAGTGCTGTGAGATTATAAGCTTTTAAAATTGTCTCTATCTATAGTGCTTGGTTTTGTTGAAAGTTGTTTCTAGGATCTTAtatctgattttttttcactATACCTTTTTAGATCCTACTCAAAACTATGTTAAGTACTTAACTTGGCGTAGGACAATGTCATCTCAATCCTATTCATCTACAAACCCTCCGGGAGCAAACTCAAAAGCTGATGTAGATGATGTTACAAATAATCTCTTTGGTAATTTCTGCATGATCCCTGGAAGTCATGCATCAACCTTGGATAGATTATATGCATGGGAAAGAAAGCTCTATGACAAAGTGAAGGTACTGTATACTATGTATTTCTTAGTAACCTTTAGATATTTCTTTATGCCGGCTATGTTATGTTTTGATATTAGGATGTTGCAGAAGTCTTGGTTTGGATATCAGACTAAGCTCTGAAGTTATTTTGTTAGCAATTTATTTTAAGCAATAAGGTGCATGCCATGGTAGAATAAAGGATATCAACCGTTTCTTGGTGAAATAGTTCATTGGTTTGATACAACtccttttaattttacattcaaGGTACATGCAATTATTGTCATGATTGGTAgcatttcattctttattcaAGGTACATGCAATTATTATCATGATTGGTAGCATTTCATTCTTTATGGCCTATTTGATACCGTAGATAGTAGATACAATTGTTTGGCACAATAGACCTTATATGCTATCCTATATAGCTTTATACAACATTGGTGCACACATCACGTTATAAAACCTTATCCAAATAGTAACTTTTGTTGAGCATTTTCCATATATATAAGGCTCAATAAGAAAACTAGTATAATTTaaccttaattttaaaaaattagaaaccaataatataattaacctTAATTTAAACGTGTcacacacaatttttttttataatttataaaataatatttatttatttattatgtatatttttttgtatccTGATATATAGTTGTAAAtatgtgtatataaaaaatatatgtgaacCTTTTCCTCTATATTGTGGAACCTTTTCATGCCAATGTCACCAAAATTCCCTATTCCTGGACTCACTACAGGTTTTGCTCCAAATTTATCCCGTTTTCTATTATGCtctctatttttctatttttttttaaataaaaattctaattatgaaatttatatatgtattcaaTTAACTTCAGTTTTAGGTAAACATAATATATTGgaaaatatcattaaatcaaCCTTAATTTGTgctatatttattattgatgtTGTCTGTCTGATCTTGTGCTTGTCCTTAGTGATGCTATCACATTTTGGAATGACGCACCACAGTCCATGCTTCCTATCATCAAGAAGCTTATTGCTGGTGGTATTTGCATTTGGGTTTATAGGTACACATACACTAATACATACATTACTGCAACATATTTGTTAGTCCCTTTTGAAAAGTAGAGAAAACTAATTGATTTTAACTAGCTAATTAAACTCGCGGAACTCGAAAGTTCAAATTTAAGTCGTGGTGGTTAGTTATATGCTCAGTATTGTAAAAGAAGTACTATTCTTtgtttctgttttataattatctatttaattcTTCATATACTAATTTACTTTATTCCTTTCTTTGTAAAGTGGAGATACCGATGGAAGAATTCTCGTGACTTCAACAAGATACACTCTTAGAAAGTTGGGGCTTGGGATTGTTGAAGATTGGACTCCTTGGTTGATACACCCAATAGTGAAAATAGCAGGAGAGAGTTGCAATCAGCAAAGCCCAAAAGGCAAATTAACATCCCCACACGACTGAGGGAGTACGTGTTGCAGACCTAGGGCCATGCATGAAGCTTCAATGAACAACTACCTAGCAGAAGCTTCAACGAAGTACCACCTAGCAGTTAGGATACCGTTAGGGTAGTTACACACAATGCCAATTGTAACCAACTATAAAGGATGTAATTCACGTTGATGGACATAAGCAATAACAAACACTCTTCTcatcccttctctctctctcactggGTCTCGAAGACCAGCACTAACACTGATGCTTTCATTATTGTGTCTATGGCAGAAGGAACTCGTTCGAAAACAAGCACGGAGCGATAGGAGGATGCTTTCGCAAAGCTTTCGACATCGATATCTTCCAGATTTGATGAGCTTCTCCAAAGAATGACCCAGCTAGAAACTTCTCAGACACCTCAGGGACCCTCACAGGCGTTCACGACGACGCCAACAACTAGCATGGGTTCGGTGCATCGTTTAAAGCTAGAGGTTCCACGCTTTGACGGGATGGATCCAACGGGGTGGATAttcaaaatttcacaattttttgaATACCACGCGACACCGGAGCATGAACGTCTCACGATTGCTTCGTTCTACATGGAAGGGAAGGCGTTAGCATGGTTTCAATGGATGTACCGGAATGGACAGCTGACGTCATGGCCGGCGTTCCTCCACGCCTTacacacgcgattctcctcttCCACGTACAAAGACCCCACTGGCATGTTGTGCAAGCTAACGCAACAGTCATCGACAGCGGAGTATCTCGCTGAGTTTGAATCCTTGGCCAACTGTGTCATCGGGCTTCCGACACTGTTTGTACTCAGCTGTTTTGTTTCAGGGCTCAGTCCGACCATTCGTAGGGAGGTTCAGGTAATGCAACCTCAGTCTTTGACGCAAGCGGTCTCTTTTGCAAGGTTGCATGAGGAGAAACTCATGGATGGACGTCGCCAGAACACGCGAATCGCGAAACTTCCTTCCCCGCAACCCTCGTCACCCGCCATGTCGCTAGAACCTTCACTGCCTCAGGGAACTATTAAACCCTCATCTTCTGCGATTCCTTTTAAGCGATTGTCGCCGTCAGAATTAGCCCTCCGCCATGAGAAAGGATTGTGCTTTAATTGTGATGAAAAGTTCTCACGGGGACACAAGTGTACCCCTtcgttatttttgtttgttacaaATGACAATGAAGGAAGTCAGGAACCAGTATCAGCAGTTTCCGGTGCCGAGGAACCACCAGCTCAGATTAGTCTTCTTGCTCTTTCCGATCATGGGGCTCCTGAAACACTACGTGTCATCGGAGTCATTGGAAATCATAAGGTTCGCATATTAATTGATGGAGGAAGTACACATAACTTCCTCCAACTAGCCTTGCTTACCACTTTAGGGTTGTCTCCTCAGAATACTTCTCCTCTCAAGGTGACTGTGGGAAACGGAGAAGAACTGCAGTGTCACCAGCTTTGCCCAGATGTTCCGGTAAACATCCAAGACCATGAATTCACAGTAGATTTTCACGTCCTCCCATTCTGTGGTGCGAACGTGGTCCTTGGAGTGCAGTGGCTCAAGTCGTTAGGGCCCGTGCTTACTGATTATACGTCCCTCACGATGAAATTCATCTATGCTGGAAAACTGATCGAGCTCACCGGAGAACGCGATAAGAACATGGAGCAGATCTCCGCTTCCCAGTTGTGTCATCCTGTACATACAGGTAACACTAGCTCCTATTTCCATATCCGATTAGAACCCAACATCACTACAACCCTACCTTCACCTTGCCAAATCCCAGAAATTAATCAACTCCTCACCAAATATGCTCCACTCTTCAAACCTTCCAACACGTTACCCCCATCGAGACCCACTGACCATACAATCAACCTATTACCCAATTCAACACCTGTCAGCACGCGTCCTTACCATTACCCCTACTCACAGAAACAAGAAATTGAGAATCAGGTAGCAACCATGTTAAGCCAGGGACATATCCAACATAGCTCGAGCCCTTTCTCTTCTCCAGTTTTACTCGTTAAGAAGCGCGATGGTACATGACAATTTTGCATAGATTACAAAGCTCTTAATGCCATCACAATTCAAGACCGCTTCCCCATTCCGATGGTGGACGAATTGTTAGATGAATTGGGAGGAGCAACTTG is a window from the Glycine max cultivar Williams 82 chromosome 2, Glycine_max_v4.0, whole genome shotgun sequence genome containing:
- the LOC121174140 gene encoding uncharacterized protein, translating into MTQLETSQTPQGPSQAFTTTPTTSMGSVHRLKLEVPRFDGMDPTGWIFKISQFFEYHATPEHERLTIASFYMEGKALAWFQWMYRNGQLTSWPAFLHALHTRFSSSTYKDPTGMLCKLTQQSSTAEYLAEFESLANCVIGLPTLFVLSCFVSGLSPTIRREVQVMQPQSLTQAVSFARLHEEKLMDGRRQNTRIAKLPSPQPSSPAMSLEPSLPQGTIKPSSSAIPFKRLSPSELALRHEKGLCFNCDEKFSRGHKCTPSLFLFVTNDNEGSQEPVSAVSGAEEPPAQISLLALSDHGAPETLRVIGVIGNHKVRILIDGGSTHNFLQLALLTTLGLSPQNTSPLKVTVGNGEELQCHQLCPDVPVNIQDHEFTVDFHVLPFCGANVVLGVQWLKSLGPVLTDYTSLTMKFIYAGKLIELTGERDKNMEQISASQLCHPVHTGNTSSYFHIRLEPNITTTLPSPCQIPEINQLLTKYAPLFKPSNTLPPSRPTDHTINLLPNSTPVSTRPYHYPYSQKQEIENQVATMLSQGHIQHSSSPFSSPVLLVKKRDGT